From Penaeus monodon isolate SGIC_2016 chromosome 6, NSTDA_Pmon_1, whole genome shotgun sequence, the proteins below share one genomic window:
- the LOC119573741 gene encoding class A basic helix-loop-helix protein 15-like, with product MSVSEWYFPVSHPAYPGPLAPDALYLDQLSCVSPAYSSPPYTTGSYGLSAQCASAVAPQGSELWNSTEGTSCSDGRPSPSSSPVSSCESMEGGSPHTWSSHGSGPSSWSWGAPGTTHPVLAAVSDLTAADSPVVVAASRRSQSKSRRRPPKSVGREVIKRRRLAANARERRRMNGLNNAFDKLRDHIPALSGDQKLSKFETLQMAQTYISALVELLQ from the coding sequence ATGTCTGTGTCCGAGTGGTACTTTCCCGTGTCGCACCCGGCCTACCCCGGCCCCCTCGCCCCGGACGCGCTCTATCTGGACCAACTGAGCTGCGTCAGCCCGGCCTACTCCAGCCCGCCCTACACCACGGGCTCCTACGGCCTCTCCGCACAGTGCGCCAGTGCCGTGGCGCCCCAAGGATCAGAGCTCTGGAACTCTACAGAAGGCACGAGCTGCTCCGACGGACGCCCCAGCCCCTCGTCGTCTCCCGTGAGCAGCTGCGAGAGCATGGAGGGCGGCTCGCCTCACACGTGGTCCTCGCATGGCTCGGGGCCTTCGTCGTGGTCGTGGGGCGCCCCTGGAACCACGCACCCCGTGCTGGCAGCCGTGTCCGACCTCACCGCCGCCGACTCGCCCGTCGTGGTCGCCGCCTCCCGCAGGAGTCAGTCCAAGTCGCGCCGACGGCCGCCCAAGTCCGTGGGGCGCGAGGTGATCAAGAGACGCCGCCTGGCCGCCAACGCAAGGGAGCGGCGGCGCATGAACGGCCTCAACAATGCCTTCGACAAGCTGCGCGACCACATCCCGGCGCTCAGCGGGGACCAGAAGCTGTCCAAGTTCGAGACGCTGCAGATGGCGCAGACGTACATCTCGGCCTTGGTGGAGCTCCTGCAGTAA